GATTCCAGGCGGTTCATCTGGCCCGCGCCGATGCCTGCGGTGCTGTTGCCCTTGGCATAGACGATGGCGTTGGACTTCACATGCTTGGCGACCGTCCAGGCGAACAGGCAGTCATTGAGTTCCTGTTCGGTCGGCGCGCGCTTGGTCACGACCTTCAGCTGGCCGCGGCTGATGCGGCCATTGTCGCGGCTCTGCACCAGCAGGCCGCCGGCGATGCTCTTCATCTGGAGGCCGGGGCGCGCCGGATCGGGCAGTTCGCCGGTCAGCAGCAGGCGGAGATTCTTCTTCTTCGCGAAGATCGCCTTGGCTTCTTCATCGGCGCCGGGGGCGGCGACGACTTCGGTGAAGATGCCGCTGATCGCTTCGGCGGTCGGGCCGTCGAGCGGGCGGTTGACGGCGATGATGCCACCGAAAGCCGAGACGCTGTCGCAGGCAAGCGCGGCTTCATAGGCTTCGATCAGCGTGTCGCCGGTGGCAACGCCGCAGGGATTGGCATGCTTGACGATCACCACGGTCGGCGGGCCGTCGCGGAACTCGCTCACCAGCTCCAGCGCCGCGTCGGCGTCGTTATAATTGTTGTAGCTGAGTTCCTTGCCCTGAATCTGCTGCGCCTGCGCGATGCCGTTGGCAGAGGGGCCGACGGGCAGATAGAGCGCGGCCGACTGGTGTGGATTCTCGCCATAGCGCAGGGTCGAACCCAGCTTGCTCGACACGGCCAGCGTCTCGGGGAAGTCGACGCCCTGATCGGCAAAGGCGAACCAGCTGGCGATCATCGAATCATAAGCGGCGGTGGCGGCATAGGCCTTTGCGGCGAGCATGCGACGGAAGTCGTAGCTGGTCGCGCCACTCTTTTCCTCCATTTCCGCGATCAGGCGGGCATAGTCGGCCGGGTCGGTGACGATCGCCACGCTCTCATGGTTCTTCGCGGCGGAACGGACCATGGAGGGGCCGCCAATATCGATATTCTCGATGATCTCCTCGCGCTCCGCGCCTTTCGCAACGGTGGCGGCGAAGGGGTAGAGGTTGACGACGACCAGATCGATCGCGCCGATTTCATGTTCCTGCATGGAGGCGACATGATCGGGATTGTCGCGCACGGCGAGCAGGCCGCCATGGACCTTGGGGTGCAGCGTCTTGACGCGGCCATCCATCATTTCCGGGAAGCCGGTGAGGTCGGAAATATCCTTCACCTCCAGCCCGGCGTCGCGCAGCGCCTTGGCCGTGCCGCCGGTCGATACCAGTTCAACGCCATGTTTGCCCAGCGCCTGACCCAGTTCGATGAGGCCGGATTTGTCTGACACGGAAAGGAGGGCGCGCTTGATGGTGACGTCTGACATGGTGCTTCCTGCTGTTCGGGGTGCCGCTCAGGCTTGCCGCAGCCCTCTAGTCCCGCTTGGCCGTTGCGGCAAGCTTGTAGGATTTGAGGTAGCATGGGTAACATGCCAGACCCGCGGAAAAGCGTGGTTTTTTGTTCGATTGCCTGTTGTTGATTTTATGGTCGGGACGGGCATGGCGCCGACATCGCCGGATGAACTGCCGCCCTGACGTTGCAATGGCCGGTTTCAGCCGACCTTCTTGAACAGCCACCCGATGGTGGAGCCGCCAGGGAGGGCTTCGGTCATGATGACGAGCTGGCGGGTGCCATGTGGGCGGCCTTCAGCGTCGGTCCAGAGGCTTTCCTCTATCGCCAGCTTTCCGGCATTGGCGCGGAACTGCCAGGTGGCGCCGTGGTCGATGCGCAGCAGCGCGCCCATGCCGTCGGCGGTGGGCGTGGGTTCCACGCCGGGGGCGAGGTGGAAGCGGAGCTGGACCGGCAGCTTCACCGGCTTGCGGCGGCGGGCGGCGGGGGTCAGCATGTCCTCGCCCCGTATTTCCTTGCCGTCGCTGCTCATCAGCAGCAGGCGGCGATGGACATAGCCCATGCGGCGGACATAGCCGTCATGCGACAGATCGAGCCGACTGCCGCTTTCGCTTTCCTGCCGGTTGATCTCGACCTCCGTGACGCCCTTGCCCAGCGTGCCGTCGGGGAGCAGGGCGGTGGAGTTGCTGTCGTTGAGGATCAATGTGCTGTGCGCGGCGGTGGTGCGCAGGCCCTGGGCGAGATCGCGATTGATCCACGCCCCCTCCAGCGCGGCGCCGCCGCAATTGATGATGAGCCGCTGCTGGCCGTCGCTGATCTCGACCGCGCCAGTGGAGGCGCAGCCTGCATCGGCCAGTTGCGCGACCGGGGGCGGGGCGGCATCGACCTGCACCACCGTGCCGCCTGCGGCGAGACGCTGATAGCCCCAGCCATTGGCCTGGCGCAGCGGGCGCGCACGCACGCGGCTGGCGCGGATGACCGCCTCCATCGTGGTGGGATCGATCGCGCCCGCGCCCTGCCAGTTGCCAAGGCCGCCGTCGCCATGGACCAGGCCGAGCAGCGCGGGGACAGCCTTGGCAAGCGCATCCTTCAGGAAGGGTGGCGTCTGTTCGCGGCGCACATCATAGACCGCCGTGACCATGGTGAGCAGCATGATCGCGTCCAACTGGTCGAGCGGCGAGCGGGAGATGATGCCGCCATCGGCATGAAGTCCGCTGTCGAGCGCGCGTTTGAGGCCCGCTTCGCCGAACAGCTTGCGCGCCGCACCGCCGGGAAGGAGCATGGAGGCGGCGACGATCCCGCCCCAGGCGACCATGCGGGGCAGGCCGATCGGCGCCTTGTCCGCGCTGCGGTCCAGATGTCGCGCGGTGCGCGCGATGCAGTTCAGCACCAGCGAGCGGTAGACGAGGTCGCTGGAGGACAGGATCAGCGGCGCATGGGCCGACCAGAAGAGCAGCCGCCAGCCCGCATTGTCGGCGCGCCAGGCGGGTTCGCTGGGCGTGTCGGCATGGACGTCAAGCCATTTGCGCATCACGCCTTCGGCGACCGGCGCGGCCTGTTCCCGCGTGGCGACGGTGGCCAGGTCGCGCAGCCAGTGAAAGCCGTGCAGATAATCGGTGAAGCCGCCTGTCAGGCCGGGATTGGCGAAATCCAGCTTGTTAAGCGGCTGTTTCAGGCCCCGGAACAGGAAATAGCCGGCGCGGATCGCCTGCCCCGCATGGGGGCTGCCGGGAATTTCGTCATCGGGAACGGCGAGCAGCTTGAGCGGATATTTGCCCTTGAGCCGGCGGCCGTGGATCGGCGTCTTCCAGCTCAGCAGGTAGAAGCGGTTGGCGATCCGCTGGGCCAGCGACAGTCCCTTGTCATCCGCGATGCGGATGAGCCGCTTGCCCTCTTCGATTCCGTCTTCCTCAGGGCCGGGTCCGGCCTCTAGCGCGGCGGAATGGGGGGAAAGGCGGCGGCGGTCGCTCACCCGCCGCGCAGCGTCCGGATATTGTTGGCATAGGCTGAGGCGCCGCCACGGAAGGTCGCGGTGCCCGCCACCAGCACGTCCGCGCCCGCCTCGATCGCAAGGGGCGCGGTGGTGAAGTCGATGCCGCCGTCGACCTGAAGGCGGATGTCGCGGCCCGACTTCTCGATCATCTTGCGAATGGCTTCGATCTTGCGCAGCTGGTTGGTGATGAAGCTCTGACCGCCGAAGCCGGGGTTGACGCTCATCACCAGGATCAGATCGACGTCATCCATCAGATAATCGAGCATCTTGGCCGGGGTGCCGGGGTTCAGCACCACGCCCGCCTGCACGCCCAGCGACTTGATATGCTGGATCGAGCGGTGGATGTGGGGGCCGGCTTCCGGGTGGACGGTCAGTATGTCCGCGCCCGCTTCGGCAAAGGCGTTGAGATACTGGTCCACCGGGGAGATCATCAGATGGACGTCGAAAGGCTTCTTCGTATGCGGGCGCAGCGCCTTCACCACGCCGGGGCCGATGGTGATGTTGGGCACGAAATGGCCGTCCATCACGTCGATGTGGATCCAGTCGGCACCGGCTTCGTCAATGGCGCGGACCTCTTCGCCCAGGCGGGCGAAATCGGCGGACAGGATGGAGGGCGAGATAAGGATCGGGCTGGTCATTTGACCCTCGGCCTTAGCGGCGCGTTAAGGCAAGGGCAACGGATGATTCGCGTTGTCCACAGGGATTTTGGCGATCGTGGAAAACTGCGTTCAGGACAGGATGAATAGCGTCGGGTCCAGCCCCTTGGACGGACCGGCGCCCTTGGGCAGGAACTGTTTGACGCCGTGCAGGGCAACCACCTGATTTTTCTGGATAATGGGTGCGGTGATCAGGCGCATGGCGCATTGGCTGCCATCGGCGGGGCGAATGTCGACGTCCAGCGTGAAGCCGCGCCGGTGGCGGATGGCATAGGCGCGAAGCTGTTCCATCGCGGTGCGGCTGTCCGGTGCGTAGAGCGATACGGCGAGCGGGCGGGGGACGATGCTGTCCCGTTCCAGCCCGAAAATATCATAGACGCCGTCGGTCCAGTTGAGGCTGTCGTCGGCCAGATCGCAATGCCACAGGCCAAGGCCCCGTTCCGCCAGCGCCTCGTCATCGCGCGCCAGCCGGTCGTCCAGCATCACCGGCGCCAGATGCTCGCGCAGGGCGTAGAGCGGCCAGCTATGGTGCAGTGGAAGAGGCTCGGTCGGGCGCAAGGTTATTCCTTCTATGCCTGATCGCACCATAGGGCGATTTGGTTAATGCTTAATGGATCGCACCAGCCGCGCAACGAAAAAGCCGTCCGTGCCGCCCCGCGCGGCGAGCGTTTCGGGCAGGGTGCGGACCCAGCCCTGCGCCGTGGGGGCGATGCCTTCGGGCAGTTCGGCTGCGGTGGAGGGCCTGGCGGCGAAATCGGGGTGGGCGTTCAGGAATTGCGCGACCTGTTCCTCGCCCTCCGCCTGTTCGAGCGAGCAGGTGGCGTAGATCAGTGTGCCGCCGGGTTTCAGCCACTGGGCGGCGCGGGTCAGCAGTTCGGCTTGCAACTCGGCCAGTTCCGCGATCTGGCGCGGGCCTATGCGGTGCAGCACGTCCGGGTGGCGGCGATAGATGCCGGTGGCGGTGCAAGGCGCATCGAGCAGGATGGCGTCGGCGGGGGCGTCCGCTGTCCATGTGCGCAGATCGGACTGCACGATTTCGGCGGAAAGGCCGGTGCGGGTCAGATTTTCGCTAAGGCGTTCGAGGCGCTTTTTCGACTGGTCGACGGCGGTGACGCGCCAGCCCGCGGCGGCGAGTTGCATCGTCTTGCCGCCCGGCGCGGCGCAGAGGTCGAGGACGTGGCGGCCCTCCCCCATGCCAAGCAGGCGGGCGGGGGTGGAGGCGGCGAGATCCTGAACCCACCAGGCGCCTTCGCCAAAGCCGGGAAGATCGGGGATGTTCGCGCCTTCGGGCAGGCGGACATGGCCGGGGGCGAAGCTCTGCCCGTTCAGTTGTTCGGCCCAATGGGCGGTCTGGGCGGGGTCGCGCAGGGTCAGGTCCACCGGCGGGCGGACGGCATAGGCGTGCGCGGCGGCTTGCGGCATCGCCTCGCCCCACTGCCCGGCCCAGCGGGCCGCGACCTCGGCCGGCAGGGTCGGGGGCGAGGGCAGGGCGGGATTGGCGCGGGTCAGGGTGCCGAACACGCCGTGGACCAGCTTGCGCGGCCCGCCGTCGACCAGCGGCAGCGCGGTGGCGATGGCGGCATGGGGGGCGGTGCCGAGCGCGATGGTCTGAATCAGCGCGATGCGCAGGACCATGCGGGCCTTGGCATCGTGCGGGAGCGGCTGACGGGTGGCGCTGTCGATCAGCGCGTCGAGATCGGGCAGGTGGCGCAGCGTCTCGGCGGCGATGGCATGGACGAGGGCGCGGTCGGCTGGCGGCAGACCCTGCGCGGCGCCGTGCAGGGCCAGTTCCAGCGGGTCGCCCCGGCGCAGTACCGCATCGAGCAGGCGCAGGGCTGCGCGGCGGGCGGGGAGGCCGGGGACCTCTTCGGAGCGGGGGGATTTTGCCATGGGTCGCGCCTACGGCAAAATGACGCGGAAAGTAACCTTTGTTCGGTTGGCCCTTCGGTCAGTCGCGGCGGAGGGGATCGAGTGCGCTCGACCTGCGCTTTGCGGGCGCGGCCGGGGCGAGGGCGGAGGCGCGCTGGCGCGGCGTCGCGATCGCAGGCGCGCCCATGTCCTGCGCGATGTCCTCCAGCGCGGCGATGCGCTTTTCCGTCGCGGGATGGGTGGAGAAGAGTTCGCTCACATGCACGGGCACGATGTAAAGCTGGGCGGCGGCGGGATTGCGTTCCGCCACCGGGTTGGGGATCATTTCCGCCCGGCCCGAAATCTTGGCGAGGGCGGAGGCAAGTGCGCGCGGATTGCCGCTGATCTCCGCGCCTGCGGCGTCGGCGCCATATTCGCGGGTGCGGCTGATCGCCATCTGCACGATCATCGCGGCGAAGGGGGCGACGATCACCGCCAGCAGGGTCGCGATCATGTTGCTGTTGCCATTCTCATTATGGCCGCCGCGAAAGAACAGGCCGAAATTGGCGAGCATGGAGATCGCGCCCGCAATGGTCGCCACCATCGTCATGATCAGCGTGTCGCGGTTGCGGACATGGCCCAGTTCGTGCGCCATGACGCCGGCCACCTCGTCCCGGCTCAGCATGGAGAGCAGGCCAGTGGTGGCGGCGACGGCGGCGTGTTGCGGATCGCGGCCGGTGGCGAAGGCATTGGGATGCGGTTCGTCGATCAGATAGACGCGGGGCATGGGAAGTTTCGCGCGCTGGGCCAGTTCCGCGACGAGATTGTAGAATTCCGGCGCGCTGGCCGCGTCCACTTCCCGCGCATGGTGCATCGACAGCACGATCCTGTCGGCGTTCCAGAAGGTGAACAGGTTCATGCCCGCCGCCACCAGCAGCGCGATCACCGCCCCGCCGCTGCCGCCCAGCGTATAGCCCAATGCCATGAACAGCGCCGTCAGCGCCGACAACAGCATCACCGTCCGAAAACCGCTCACTTGCGTAAATCTCCTTTGCGGCCCACTTAGCAGGCAGGCGTGAATATGGGGTGACGGACCGTCCCCCGCAATCGAAAGGATGGATCGATGGGAACCTTCAACGGCAAGCGCCCCGCGCATGTGAAGCCGCCCGCGCATCTTTCCAAGAGCCCGCCCGTGCCGCAGCCGGACCCGATCGACCAGCCGTCCCGCCATGACGAGGAATTGAGCCCGGTCCGCTATGGCGACTGGGAACGCAAGGGAATCGCTATTGATTTTTGATCGGCCCGGCTCCATTGGGCAAAAGACGGTTAACGGTTCATCGCTGTTTGGGCACAGTTGGCGATGGCCTGTGCCGATGGTGCGAGGGGTTTTCCGTCTGCCCCTAGCCTTTTGCGCTGCAAAACGGGCAGTTTCCCCTTGAGCGGAAAGCAGAACATATCGGGGCGCGAGTAAAGTGAACGTGGTTGCTGAGATCAATGTGAGGTCGGTTTCGGATTATGCGCCGGAGGATGCGGCGCTGCTCTGCGCGGTGGGTCGTCTGGTCTGCGCCTGGACGATGCTGGAGCAGAGCCTGGAGGCCAAGATCGGTTTGATGCGGGAAGCCATGGGGGATGTGCGGACCGTGGGTGCCCGGACCCGTCCGGGCATGACGAAATTGATGACCGAACTGCGGACCATGGTGTCGATGCGCGACCGGCGGAACGCCAGCGCGTTGATGGAAATATCGGATATCGAGCGCGACATGCAGAGGATCGACCGGTTCCGGTCGCTCATCATCGGCGGCTTTCAGCAGCCCGCGCCCGGCGGCTTCACATGCCGCGATACGCGGAATAACCAATCGCATGTCTCGCTTGAGCAACTGGAAGCGGAGATTGGTTCGCTCGAAATGATGGCGCAGCGTCTGCTGGCCGTCTGAACGGGTTAAGTAATCCTCCATGCTTCATCTTTATGAGAGGGGCGGAATTTCTATCCGCACTGTTTTAAGCGGTTTTACTTTGAGTAAACCGCTCTGCTATCCTTGATATCGCATTTCCCCCGGCCGCCCATAGGCAGCTTGGGAAATGCTTCAGCGAAAATGGAGACTTGATGTCCTACAGACCGATTCGCAAAGCCGTTTTCCCTGTCGCGGGTCTCGGCACGCGCTTTCTTCCGGCAACCAAGTCGGTGCCCAAGGAGTTGCTGCCGGTCGTCGACCGTCCGCTGATCCAATATGCGGTCGACGAGGCGCGGGAAGCGGGGATCGAGCAGATGATCTTCGTCACCGGCCGCGGCAAGGGCGCGATCGAGGATTATTTCGACATGGCCTATGAGGCCGAGGCGACGCAGCGCGAGCGGGGCAAGGACCTGTCCGCGCTGGAGGGCACGCGACTGTCGCCGGGCAATGCCGTGTTCCTGCGCCAGCAAGAGCCGCTGGGTCTGGGCCATGCCATTTGGTGCGCCCGTGACATTGTGGGCGACGAACCCTTCGCCATCCTGTTGCCCGATGAGTTCATGAAGGGCGCGCCGGGACGGGGTTGCCTGAAGCAGATGGTCGAGGCCTATGACAAGGTTGGCGGCAATCTGGTCTGTGCGCTGGAAGTGCCGATGGCCGAGACGCCGAGCTATGGCGTGATCGATCCGGGCAAGCGCGACGGTGCGCTGACCGAGGTGAAGGGGTTGGTGGAAAAGCCGGCGCCGGGCACGGCGCCGTCCAACCTGATCCTGCCGGGCCGTTATATCCTGCAGCCGGAAGTCATGAAGATCCTGGAAACGCAGGAAAAGGGTGCGGGCGGAGAGATTCAGCTGACCGACGCGATGGCATCGATGATCGGCGCCCAGCCTTTCCATGGCGTGACCTTCGACGGTCGCCGGTTCGATTGCGGGTCGAAGGCGGGCTATATCGAGGCCAATCTGGCGCTGGCGCTGGATCGCGAGGATATGGGCGACCATATCCGCAAGTTCGCGCTGGCCGAACTGGGCGTCAGCGGGATCGCCGCCGCGGCCTGATTGACCCCTCCCTGCGTGAAGCGGGGGCGGGCTTTTCATTGTCGGGATCGAGGCCGTTCAGAACGGCACTTCGTCATCCAGATCATTGTCGAAATTCGGGCCGCCCGCGTTGCCGCGACCGCCGCCCGAGGAGCGGTTGGAGCCGCCGCCGAAGCTGCCGCCACCGCCGCCGAAATCGTCATAATCATTGCCGCCGCTAAAGCCGCCCGAGCTGGCGCCCCAGTCGCTGCCGCCCTGCGAACGGCCGCCGCCACCACCATAGCCACCGCCCTGGCCGCCACCGCCGCCCGGCGCGCCGTCCAGCATGGTCAGCACCGCGCTCGGACCCTGCAGCACGACTTCGGTGGTGTAGCGGTCATTGCCCGACTGGTCCTGCCATTTGCGGGTGCGCAACTGACCTTCGAGATAAACCTTCGATCCCTTGCGCAGGAAGCGTTCGGCGACGCCCGCCAGCCCTTCGGAGAAGATCGCGACGCTGTGCCATTCGGTGCGCTCCTTGCGCTCGCCGGACATGCGGTCTTTCCATGTTTCGGAGGTCGCGATGCGCAGGTTGCACACCTTGCCGCCATTCTGGAAGCTCTTCACTTCCGGGTCAGCGCCCAGATTGCCTACCAGAATGACCTTGTTGACCGAACCCGCCATGTTTCCTCCGATGCGTTAGCCGGTCCTTATAGAACGCTCTCGGGCGGACGCTACCCTAAACCGAGCGCCACGGCGGTCCAATAAGTCAGCCCGGCGGCGGCATAGGCCAGCGCGAACAGATAGCCGATCATGAACATCGGCCATTTCCATCCATTGGTTTCCCGGCGGGTGACGGCGATGGTGGAAATGCACTGCGGCGCGAAGACGAACCAGGCGAGGAAGGCCAGCGCGGTCGCCAGCGACCAATGGCCTTGCAGCCGCTCCCCCAGGGTGCGGTTCAGCGCAGCCTCGTCATCGCCCGCGTCGATCGCATAGACGGTGGCGATGGCTGAAACGGCGACTTCGCGCGCCGCCATGGAGGGCAGCAGGGCAAGGCTGATGTCGCGGTTGAAGCCGATCGGTTCGACCAGCACATGGATGCCGCCCGCGATCCGGCCCGCAATGCTATATTCGCTCTGGCGCACGCCGGCCGGCGCCTGCGGGAAGCTGGCCAGCACCCAGAGGATGATGTTGGTCATCAGGATGATGGTGCCCGCGCGCTTCAGGAAGATGACCGCGCGCTGCCACAGGCCGATGACGATATCCTGCGGGCGGGGCCACTGATATTTCGGCATTTCCATCAGGAAGCCGCCGCTTTGCCCCTTGGTCACGGTGAGGCGCAGCGCCCAGGCGGCGATCATCGCGCCGACGATGCCGGTGACATAGAGCAGGAACAGCACCAGCCCCTGCAGGCCGATGCCCGGCCCCACGCTGCGCGCCGGGATGAAGGCGGCGATGATGAGGCCATAGACCGGCAGCCGCGCCGAACAGGTCATCATCGGCGCGATCAGGATGGTGGTCAGCCGGTCCTTGGAATCGGAAATGGTGCGGGTCGCCATGATCCCCGGCACTGCGCAGGCAAAGGAGGAGAGGAGCGGGATGAAGGCCCGGCCCGACAGGCCGACCCGCGCCATCATCGCATCCATCAGGAAGGCGGCGCGGGCCATATAGCCGGTCGCCTCCAGCATCAGGATGAAGAAGAAGAGAATGAGGATCTGCGGCAGGAACACCACGACCGCGCCGACGCCGCCGACCACGCCCTGCAACAGAAAGTCGTGGAAGATGCCCGGCGGCAGGATGGCGGTGATGGTTTCGCCCAGCGCCGTGACCCAGCCTTCCATCATGTCCGCGGGCGCGGCGGCCCAGCTGAACACCGCCTGGAACATCACGAACAGCAGCGCCAGCAGGATGATGAAGCCGGCGACGGGATGCAGCAACACGCGGTCGACCGCCGCCGTCATCCGGCGGGAGGGGGTTTCGCGGACGATGGCGGCGCGGGCGATGCGGCGCGCTTCCTTGCGCAGGCCGTCGAAATCAAGCTGGTCGGTCGAGCGGCGGATTCTCCCCGCGCTGCCGTCCAGCATCGATTCCAGTTCGGTGCGCAGATGGTCGAGGCCGCGCTTGCGCACCGCGACGGTGGAGATCACCGGCACGCCCAGTTCGCGCGAGAGGATATTGGCGTCCAGTTCCAGCCCGTCGCGGGTGGCGAGATCGACCATGTTGAGCGCCACCACGGTCGGCAGGCCGAGCGCGATGAGCTCCAGCGCGAAGCGGAGATGATTGTCGAGATTGGAGGCGTCGACCACCACCACCAGCGCATCGGGCAGGCGTTCGCCCTGCTGCTTGCCCAGAATGACGTCGCGCGTCACCTGCTCGTCGGGGCTGGTGGGATTGAGGCTGTAGGTGCCGGGCAGGTCGACCAGCTCGATCGGGCGGCCATCCGAGAGGGAGAAGCGGCCCGCCTTGCGCTCCACGGTGACGCCGGGATAATTGCCCAGCTTCTGCCGCGCGCCGGTCAGGGCGTTGAACAAGGCGCTCTTGCCGGCATTGGGATTGCCGACCAGCGCGATCAGCGGCAGGCCGGTCATGCGTCGCTGTCCGGCGCGCTATCCGGGCCGGTCCGGACCGTGATCGCGGCGGCATGGTTGCGGCGCATCGCCACGGTCATGCGGCCGACCTTGCAGGCGATGGGGCCACGGCCCAAGAGCCCGCCATGATGCAGCGCCTCCACACTGGCGCCTTCGCACAGGCCGAATTCGCGAAGCCGCTGTCCATCGGACGCGGACAGGGCATTCCAGTCGATCAGGTCCACATAAGCGGGTTGGCGCAGCGGCAGGTCGGTCAGGCGCAAGGATAAGGCACTCGTCAAAAACTTCTGCGAGTGACTATCAATACCGATTGCAAAAGGCCAGTGCGAATCGCTGTCATCTGGCGCGGGTCAGATGGCGGGGTAACGCAGCCGACCGATGAAGCGCGACAGGCTGAGCCGCTCGCCGCCGCCAATGCCCTTCCATTGGGCCTTGGCCCGTTCGAAGCGCATCACTCCTTCGATCCGCCGGGCCAGGAAAGCGCGGGTTTCTGCCCAGTCCTCACTCTCGTCATCGACGAAAACCAGCAGGGTCGCGGCATAGACCCCCGCCAGCGTCATGCGCTTGCTATAGTGATTGAGGTCGGTCGACTCATCGCCCGCCGCGCGCCACATGCCGTCCGCCGCGCGCCAGCCCAGCTTTGCGGCGCGGGCAGCATTTCTGGGCATGGCAAGGATCGCCTGAGCGCGGCGCAGCGCTTCGCGATCCCGCGCCAGCAAGGTGAGGCGGGTTTCGACGAGCGCGATGATGCGTTTGCGAATCGAAAGAGTCGCCAGCTTTTCAGGCGGCAGCTTGGCCAGCATCCGCGCATCGATGCTGGCGAACCAGGCATCGATCATGTCCACGGTCGCGCCTGGAAAGGCGAGCGCGGCGATATCCGGATCGATGCCGCATTGTTCCGCCGCCATGGTCACGGCCTCCGCGCGCCAGCCGTCGAAGGCGGCGTGGCGCGGCAATATCGGGGCGAGCGCGGCGCGCACTTCGTCCAGCGTCATGTCTTCGTGCGTCGGGGTCATGGGCGGGGTTCTACGCCCGGCCGGGCAGGCGCACAAGCACCAGCGCCACACCCACCGCGCAGGCGCCGAGCAGGTCTGCGGGGGTCAACAGTTCGTGGAAGAGGACCCAGCCGAGCAGCGCCGAAACCACGGGTTGCAGCAACAGGCTGAGGCCCAGCACCAGCGGCGGGAACCAGGCGATGGCATAGGTCAGCAGACCCTGACCGATGAGCTGGCTGGACAAAGCGAGGGCGATCACCGGGGTCCAGTTGCCCGGCAACACCCGCTCGCCCAGCCAGAGGGCGAGCAGCAGCAAGGGCAGCGCGCCGGTAAGGCTGGACCCGGCCAATATCGACCAACTGTCCAGCCGCCGCCGGACATTCTGCACCACCAGAAGATAGCCGGTGTAAAATGTCCCCGCGAGCAGGCAGAACAGGTCGCCGCGCAGATAGCGCGGGGAGAGTTCATAGCTGCCGCCCATCATGATCGCTGCACCGATGGCCGCAAGAATCAGCGCGATCGCCTGCGGCGCGCGGGGGATTTGGCGCAGCACCAGCAGACCCCAGAGCGGCAGGAGGATAGCGCTCATATTGCCGAAAATGGCGGCGTTGGTGACCTTGGTCAGTGGAATGCCCAGATGCCAGGTGGCGAGGTCGGCGGCGAAGAACAGCCCGGCCAGCAGCATCGCGCCGCAATCGCGGGCACCGGGGCGCGCGGCCCTCAGGCCCGGCAGCGCCAGCAACAGCAGGAAGGGCAGGGCCAGCGTCAGCCGCCAGAACGCCGCCGCCACCGGCCCCACGTCGGACAGGCGCACCAGCACCGGCCCCAGAGGCAGGATGACATTAGCCAGAATCAGCGCCGGGAAAGCAAATCTTGGGCCGCGAGCGCGGGGGGTGGGGGTTGAAGGGGCCATGGCGGCTCCCTAGCTGGCTTCAGCATCGATGTCCCGTTGCAATTTGCAACTTTTGAGAGGGAATTGTTCATGGCCAATCTGTTCGAACCCGTACAGCT
This region of Sphingobium sp. EM0848 genomic DNA includes:
- a CDS encoding DUF1674 domain-containing protein, producing the protein MGTFNGKRPAHVKPPAHLSKSPPVPQPDPIDQPSRHDEELSPVRYGDWERKGIAIDF
- a CDS encoding UTP--glucose-1-phosphate uridylyltransferase, with protein sequence MSYRPIRKAVFPVAGLGTRFLPATKSVPKELLPVVDRPLIQYAVDEAREAGIEQMIFVTGRGKGAIEDYFDMAYEAEATQRERGKDLSALEGTRLSPGNAVFLRQQEPLGLGHAIWCARDIVGDEPFAILLPDEFMKGAPGRGCLKQMVEAYDKVGGNLVCALEVPMAETPSYGVIDPGKRDGALTEVKGLVEKPAPGTAPSNLILPGRYILQPEVMKILETQEKGAGGEIQLTDAMASMIGAQPFHGVTFDGRRFDCGSKAGYIEANLALALDREDMGDHIRKFALAELGVSGIAAAA
- the ssb gene encoding single-stranded DNA-binding protein yields the protein MAGSVNKVILVGNLGADPEVKSFQNGGKVCNLRIATSETWKDRMSGERKERTEWHSVAIFSEGLAGVAERFLRKGSKVYLEGQLRTRKWQDQSGNDRYTTEVVLQGPSAVLTMLDGAPGGGGGQGGGYGGGGGRSQGGSDWGASSGGFSGGNDYDDFGGGGGSFGGGSNRSSGGGRGNAGGPNFDNDLDDEVPF
- a CDS encoding ferrous iron transporter B, coding for MTGLPLIALVGNPNAGKSALFNALTGARQKLGNYPGVTVERKAGRFSLSDGRPIELVDLPGTYSLNPTSPDEQVTRDVILGKQQGERLPDALVVVVDASNLDNHLRFALELIALGLPTVVALNMVDLATRDGLELDANILSRELGVPVISTVAVRKRGLDHLRTELESMLDGSAGRIRRSTDQLDFDGLRKEARRIARAAIVRETPSRRMTAAVDRVLLHPVAGFIILLALLFVMFQAVFSWAAAPADMMEGWVTALGETITAILPPGIFHDFLLQGVVGGVGAVVVFLPQILILFFFILMLEATGYMARAAFLMDAMMARVGLSGRAFIPLLSSFACAVPGIMATRTISDSKDRLTTILIAPMMTCSARLPVYGLIIAAFIPARSVGPGIGLQGLVLFLLYVTGIVGAMIAAWALRLTVTKGQSGGFLMEMPKYQWPRPQDIVIGLWQRAVIFLKRAGTIILMTNIILWVLASFPQAPAGVRQSEYSIAGRIAGGIHVLVEPIGFNRDISLALLPSMAAREVAVSAIATVYAIDAGDDEAALNRTLGERLQGHWSLATALAFLAWFVFAPQCISTIAVTRRETNGWKWPMFMIGYLFALAYAAAGLTYWTAVALGLG
- a CDS encoding FeoA family protein; protein product: MRLTDLPLRQPAYVDLIDWNALSASDGQRLREFGLCEGASVEALHHGGLLGRGPIACKVGRMTVAMRRNHAAAITVRTGPDSAPDSDA
- a CDS encoding COQ9 family protein; the encoded protein is MTPTHEDMTLDEVRAALAPILPRHAAFDGWRAEAVTMAAEQCGIDPDIAALAFPGATVDMIDAWFASIDARMLAKLPPEKLATLSIRKRIIALVETRLTLLARDREALRRAQAILAMPRNAARAAKLGWRAADGMWRAAGDESTDLNHYSKRMTLAGVYAATLLVFVDDESEDWAETRAFLARRIEGVMRFERAKAQWKGIGGGERLSLSRFIGRLRYPAI
- a CDS encoding DMT family transporter, with protein sequence MAPSTPTPRARGPRFAFPALILANVILPLGPVLVRLSDVGPVAAAFWRLTLALPFLLLLALPGLRAARPGARDCGAMLLAGLFFAADLATWHLGIPLTKVTNAAIFGNMSAILLPLWGLLVLRQIPRAPQAIALILAAIGAAIMMGGSYELSPRYLRGDLFCLLAGTFYTGYLLVVQNVRRRLDSWSILAGSSLTGALPLLLLALWLGERVLPGNWTPVIALALSSQLIGQGLLTYAIAWFPPLVLGLSLLLQPVVSALLGWVLFHELLTPADLLGACAVGVALVLVRLPGRA